Proteins from one Numenius arquata unplaced genomic scaffold, bNumArq3.hap1.1 HAP1_SCAFFOLD_49, whole genome shotgun sequence genomic window:
- the LOC141478491 gene encoding olfactory receptor 14A16-like, with the protein MSNSSSITQFLLLAFADTRELQLLHFGLFLGIYLAALLGNALIITAIACDHRLHTPMYFFLLNLSVLDLGSISTTVPKAMANSLWDTRAISYWGCAAQVFIIFFFIGAEYSLLTVMAYDRYVAICQPLHYGTLLGSRACVHIAAAAWGSGFLNALLHTASTFSIPLCQGNAVDQFFCEVPQILKLPCSDSNYLRELGLLVVSACLFFGCFVFIVVSYVQIFRAVLRIPSEQGRHKAFSTCLPHLAVVSLFVSTGFFAYLKPPSISSSPLDLVVSFLYSVVPPAVNPLIYSMRNQELKEALKKLIQWVHLQQQ; encoded by the coding sequence atgtccaacagcagctccatcacccagttcctcctcctggcattcgcagacacacgggagctgcagctcttgcacttcgggctcttcctgggcatctacctggctgccctcctgggaaacgcactcatcatcaccgccatcgcctgtgaccaccgcctccacacccccatgtacttcttcctcctcaacctctccgttcttgacctgggatccatctccaccactgtccccaaagccatggccaattccctgtgggataccagggccatctcctactggggatgcgctgcccaggtcttcattattttctttttcattggtgcagagtactcccttctcactgtaatggcctacgaccgctacgttgccatctgccaacccctgcactacgggaccctcctgggcagcagagcttgtgtccacattgcagcagctgcctggggcagtgggtttctcaatgctctcctgcacacggccagtacattttccATCCCCCTttgccagggcaatgctgtggaccagttcttctgtgaagtgccCCAGATCCTTAAACTGCCTTGCTCAGACTCAAACTAtctcagggaacttgggcttcttgtggtcagtgcctgtttattctttggatgttttgttttcattgtggtgtcctatgtgcagatcttcagggccgtgctgaggatcccctctgagcagggacggcacaaagccttttccacgtgcctccctcacctggccgtggtctccctgtttgtcagcactggcttctttgcctacctgaagcccccctccatctcctcctcacccctggatctggtggtgtcatttctgtactcggtggtgcctccagctgtgaaccccctcatctacagcatgaggaaccaggagctcaaagaagctttgaagaaactcattcaatgggttcacctccagcagcagtag